One part of the Natronorubrum sediminis genome encodes these proteins:
- the pstC gene encoding phosphate ABC transporter permease subunit PstC codes for MSTEPVNLSREDNDVGSFIDRFAKWIFFSCALVTVLTTLAIILVLVDGAVDFFSEVSIVEYLTGTEWSPRDASNPSFGVLPLVWGTLVVTVGSAIIALPVGTLTAIYLSEYANERVRRIVKPTLEVLAGIPTIVYGFFALSFITPVIQYFNPEVGTFNVLSGAIVVGVMIIPMVSSISEDAMSSVPDSLRNAAYGLGATKFEVSTQVVLPASLSGILSAYILAISRAIGETMAVTLAVGMLPQISMSPFAEMQTMTAYMVEIGTGDASVGSIGYMSLFALGLTLFVMTFLMNVGSMWIRSRYREEYE; via the coding sequence ATGAGTACCGAGCCGGTCAATCTCAGTCGGGAGGACAACGACGTCGGGTCGTTTATCGACAGATTTGCGAAGTGGATCTTCTTTTCGTGTGCGCTCGTCACCGTTTTGACGACGCTGGCGATCATCCTCGTGCTCGTCGACGGCGCGGTCGACTTCTTCTCGGAGGTTTCGATCGTCGAATACCTCACGGGAACGGAGTGGAGCCCTCGAGACGCGAGTAATCCGAGCTTCGGTGTCTTGCCGCTCGTCTGGGGGACGCTGGTCGTCACCGTCGGTTCCGCAATCATCGCGCTTCCGGTCGGGACGCTGACGGCGATTTACCTCTCGGAGTACGCCAACGAGCGCGTTCGCCGTATCGTCAAGCCGACGCTCGAGGTGCTGGCCGGGATTCCGACGATCGTCTACGGATTCTTCGCGCTCTCGTTTATTACGCCGGTGATTCAGTACTTCAATCCGGAGGTCGGGACGTTCAACGTGCTTTCGGGTGCCATCGTCGTTGGCGTCATGATCATCCCGATGGTCTCGTCCATCTCAGAGGACGCGATGAGTTCGGTTCCGGACTCACTTCGGAACGCGGCCTACGGACTCGGTGCGACGAAGTTCGAAGTGTCGACGCAGGTCGTCTTACCGGCGTCGCTCTCGGGAATCCTCTCGGCGTACATTCTCGCGATTTCGCGGGCGATCGGTGAGACAATGGCGGTCACGCTCGCCGTCGGGATGTTGCCCCAGATCTCGATGAGTCCGTTCGCCGAGATGCAGACGATGACGGCCTATATGGTCGAAATCGGCACCGGTGACGCCTCCGTCGGCTCGATCGGCTACATGAGTCTCTTCGCGCTCGGCTTGACACTGTTCGTAATGACCTTCTTGATGAACGTCGGTAGCATGTGGATTCGCTCGCGCTACCGGGAGGAGTACGAATGA
- a CDS encoding DUF192 domain-containing protein, translating to MRLVHYPVEGERDDTADGSDRADGDDTADGDDTDPATSERAHHVVATTVDVADTVVSQTRGLMFRRSIPDDYALAFRFDTTRTRDIHMLFVCFPIDAIWVADGNVQRVERMRPWRSFARARCDLLLELPAGSADDIVAGDRLVLETTASDSDR from the coding sequence GTGCGGTTGGTTCACTACCCGGTAGAAGGGGAGAGAGACGACACAGCCGATGGAAGCGACAGGGCAGATGGAGACGACACAGCCGATGGAGACGATACCGACCCAGCCACGTCGGAGCGCGCTCACCACGTCGTTGCGACGACCGTCGACGTAGCCGACACCGTTGTGAGCCAGACCCGTGGATTGATGTTTCGCCGGTCGATCCCCGACGACTACGCACTCGCGTTCCGATTCGACACGACCAGAACGCGGGATATCCACATGCTGTTCGTCTGCTTCCCCATCGACGCCATCTGGGTTGCCGACGGGAACGTTCAGCGCGTCGAACGGATGCGCCCGTGGCGGAGTTTCGCTCGAGCGCGCTGTGACTTGCTCCTCGAGCTTCCGGCCGGTTCCGCCGACGATATCGTAGCTGGAGATCGGCTGGTGCTCGAGACGACTGCATCCGACAGCGATCGCTGA
- the pstB gene encoding phosphate ABC transporter ATP-binding protein PstB, producing the protein MTANGPQTVTTSESSDSTADAAMADNAPLGSPRVDDAVIESRNLDVFYGDDQALHGIDMDIPERGVTALIGPSGCGKSTFLRSINRMNDLIDVARVEGDLYFHGKNVYDEDVDPVALRRKIGMVFQKPNPFPKSIFDNVAYGLRVQGKDDGDVEAKVQTALERAALFEEVEDQLDSSGLDLSGGQQQRLCIARAIAPDPEVILMDEPASALDPVATSKIEDLVEELAEEYTVVIVTHNMQQAARISDKTAVFLTGGDLVEFDDTNKIFNNPESDRVEDYITGKFG; encoded by the coding sequence ATGACCGCGAACGGACCTCAAACCGTCACGACATCGGAATCCAGTGATTCCACTGCTGACGCCGCGATGGCCGACAACGCGCCACTTGGCTCTCCGCGGGTCGACGATGCCGTCATCGAATCGCGCAATCTCGACGTCTTCTACGGTGACGATCAGGCCCTTCACGGAATTGATATGGACATTCCTGAACGCGGAGTCACAGCGCTCATCGGGCCCTCCGGCTGTGGGAAATCGACGTTCTTGCGCTCGATCAACCGAATGAACGACCTGATCGACGTCGCGCGCGTCGAGGGCGACCTCTATTTCCACGGAAAGAACGTCTACGACGAGGACGTTGACCCCGTCGCACTCCGTCGGAAAATCGGCATGGTCTTCCAGAAACCGAATCCGTTCCCGAAGAGTATCTTCGACAACGTGGCCTACGGTCTCCGCGTTCAGGGGAAAGACGACGGCGACGTCGAGGCAAAAGTGCAGACGGCACTCGAGCGTGCGGCACTCTTCGAAGAGGTCGAAGACCAACTCGACTCGAGCGGACTCGATCTCTCTGGGGGCCAACAACAGCGTCTCTGTATCGCTCGAGCGATCGCACCGGATCCCGAGGTCATCTTGATGGACGAGCCAGCGTCGGCGCTGGATCCCGTCGCGACCTCGAAAATCGAGGACTTAGTCGAGGAGTTAGCCGAGGAGTACACCGTCGTTATCGTCACCCATAACATGCAACAGGCGGCGCGTATCTCGGATAAGACGGCCGTCTTCCTGACGGGCGGGGATCTCGTCGAGTTCGACGACACGAACAAGATTTTCAACAATCCCGAGAGTGACCGGGTCGAAGATTACATCACCGGCAAGTTCGGGTAA
- a CDS encoding DUF7097 family protein has product MEKTPRGTSVGVDDPYEFAGVCDYLTGEGTCRYAFDHYEHDPEFARERASEDYACPVVDPETDETWGSCPHFRSRNHDRECVRCGLEEKRMAHDDERPLLEEHHLSYSRDGETLSHEITIFLCRWCHAKVHNSWARITDDASPDTDAIAALEERRGREYDELGFESAAERYGEDTEKS; this is encoded by the coding sequence ATGGAGAAAACGCCACGGGGAACGTCGGTCGGCGTCGACGACCCCTACGAGTTCGCCGGCGTTTGTGACTACCTCACCGGCGAGGGGACGTGTCGCTACGCCTTCGACCACTACGAGCACGACCCCGAATTCGCCCGCGAGCGTGCGAGCGAGGACTATGCCTGCCCCGTCGTCGACCCCGAAACCGACGAAACGTGGGGCAGTTGTCCCCACTTTCGGTCGCGAAACCACGACCGGGAGTGCGTCCGCTGTGGACTCGAGGAAAAACGCATGGCCCACGACGACGAGCGACCGCTGCTCGAGGAACACCACTTATCCTATAGCCGCGACGGCGAGACACTCTCTCACGAGATCACGATCTTCCTCTGTCGATGGTGTCACGCGAAAGTCCACAACTCGTGGGCGCGGATCACCGACGACGCCTCCCCCGACACCGACGCGATTGCCGCACTCGAGGAGCGCCGCGGCCGCGAGTACGACGAGTTGGGATTCGAATCGGCCGCCGAACGGTACGGCGAAGACACCGAGAAAAGTTAG
- a CDS encoding universal stress protein → MTEQILVPYDGSGPAKKALEYTFETFDDVDVTVLYVVPVPEGYWEAFENPEDRIPAADEATERGQTILDEAVDRAEESGHELTTEIETGRPGTVIVERATEGYDTIVIGSHGRQGVSRILLGSVAESVVRRAPTPVLVVR, encoded by the coding sequence ATGACTGAACAAATACTCGTTCCATACGACGGCTCGGGGCCGGCGAAGAAAGCCCTCGAGTACACGTTCGAGACGTTCGACGACGTCGACGTGACTGTCCTGTACGTCGTGCCAGTCCCGGAGGGGTACTGGGAGGCCTTCGAAAATCCGGAGGATCGAATCCCTGCCGCCGACGAGGCGACCGAGCGCGGACAGACCATCTTGGACGAGGCGGTCGACCGAGCCGAGGAGTCCGGACACGAACTCACGACCGAAATCGAGACGGGACGCCCGGGAACGGTGATCGTCGAACGGGCGACAGAGGGGTACGACACCATCGTCATCGGAAGTCACGGCCGACAGGGGGTCTCCCGCATTCTACTCGGCAGTGTCGCGGAATCGGTTGTCCGCCGGGCACCGACGCCGGTTCTCGTCGTCCGATAA
- the pstA gene encoding phosphate ABC transporter permease PstA, with product MSTPTHSEGLDVDDSSIRRMRLYGRIFLACCILATLVGIVALVALVLDVVNEAWGWLTLEFLTHPPSYLAENYDPSNYGDLPTGPGGIYPALVGSVYLIAMTAVFTLILGVGAAIYLEEYASENLLTRFIEANIANLAGVPSIVYGLLGLAVFVRAMGAGSSLLAGALTLTLLILPIVIVQTQESLRAVPDSMRQASYGTGATKWQTVRNVVLPEAIPGIMTGIILSLSRAIGETAPIIMVGAATSMFAPPEITDPTGSFAAMPMQIFTWAKEPEGDFQHIAAAGIIVLLTVLLLMNAVAIYIRNKYDRR from the coding sequence ATGAGTACCCCCACCCACTCGGAAGGACTCGACGTCGACGACTCCTCGATCCGTCGGATGCGGCTGTACGGACGCATCTTCCTCGCCTGTTGTATCCTGGCAACGTTGGTCGGAATCGTCGCCCTCGTCGCGCTCGTCCTCGACGTGGTCAACGAAGCCTGGGGCTGGCTCACGCTCGAGTTCCTGACCCACCCGCCGTCGTACCTCGCCGAGAACTACGATCCGTCGAACTACGGCGATCTCCCGACCGGGCCCGGCGGAATCTACCCGGCACTCGTCGGTTCGGTGTATCTCATCGCGATGACGGCCGTCTTCACGCTGATCCTCGGCGTCGGGGCCGCGATCTATCTCGAGGAGTACGCGAGTGAGAACCTCCTGACGCGCTTCATCGAGGCGAATATCGCGAACCTCGCCGGTGTTCCCTCGATCGTGTACGGCCTGCTCGGACTGGCCGTCTTCGTCAGAGCGATGGGTGCTGGCTCGAGCCTCCTCGCCGGTGCACTCACGCTGACGCTGTTGATCTTACCGATCGTTATCGTCCAAACACAGGAATCGCTTCGAGCTGTTCCGGACTCGATGCGTCAGGCGTCGTACGGTACCGGCGCAACGAAGTGGCAGACGGTCAGAAACGTCGTCCTCCCCGAAGCGATTCCCGGCATCATGACGGGAATCATCCTCTCGCTCTCTCGAGCGATCGGTGAAACGGCCCCGATCATCATGGTCGGTGCGGCGACGTCGATGTTCGCGCCGCCGGAGATTACGGATCCGACCGGTTCGTTCGCCGCGATGCCGATGCAGATCTTCACGTGGGCGAAAGAACCCGAAGGGGACTTCCAGCACATCGCCGCAGCCGGCATCATCGTCCTCCTGACGGTGTTGTTGCTCATGAACGCGGTCGCGATCTACATCCGAAACAAGTACGACCGCCGTTGA
- a CDS encoding (R)-citramalate synthase codes for MTHSAADTISPDRTVRLLDTTLRDGEQAPGVSLSPDEKVDIARGLERAGVSVIEAGSACTGAGERQAISRVTDLDLDARVTSFCRGIEADIDLALECDVDGVHLVVPASDRHVEGKVGTSREDNLATTAELVGYAADHDLWVEVIGEDGSRADLEYLEELMATSLEAGADRVCFADTVGHTGPERTAEAVSRLAELGPVSAHTHDDLGLGVANALSAVSAGADLVHCTVNGLGERAGNVSLEEVAIALSHVYDVETLELEELYDVAQNVSRATGVQLPPNKAVIGENAFTHESGIHTDGTLKDDKMYEPYAPETVGRERRLALGKHTGRAGVKATLEEHGVEADDDSIAEIATRVTELGDRGRRVTDADLLAIAEDVTGDDRERVVELLDLSATSGGAVPTASIRLAVDGEERVASGTGSGPVDAAVSAVREALGSMADAELESYHVNAVTGGTDAVVTVEVTMVRNDRSVTVARSEADITRASVEAMVDSLDRLLAADTKPLTPADD; via the coding sequence GTGACTCACTCCGCTGCAGATACGATTTCCCCAGACCGTACAGTCCGCCTGCTCGATACGACACTTCGCGACGGCGAGCAAGCGCCGGGCGTCTCGCTCTCGCCCGACGAAAAAGTCGACATCGCTCGCGGCCTCGAGCGTGCCGGCGTCTCCGTCATCGAAGCCGGAAGCGCCTGTACCGGTGCGGGTGAGCGACAGGCGATCTCTCGCGTAACCGACCTCGATCTCGATGCGCGCGTCACCAGCTTCTGTCGCGGCATCGAAGCCGACATCGACCTCGCACTCGAGTGTGACGTCGACGGCGTCCACCTTGTCGTCCCCGCGAGCGATCGTCACGTCGAAGGCAAGGTCGGCACCTCTCGCGAGGACAACCTCGCGACGACCGCCGAACTCGTCGGCTACGCCGCCGATCACGACCTCTGGGTCGAAGTCATCGGCGAGGACGGCTCTCGAGCCGACCTCGAGTACCTCGAGGAACTCATGGCGACCTCGCTCGAGGCCGGAGCCGACCGTGTCTGTTTTGCGGACACCGTCGGCCACACCGGTCCCGAACGCACCGCCGAGGCAGTCTCGCGACTCGCCGAACTCGGCCCCGTCAGTGCTCACACGCACGACGATCTCGGGTTAGGCGTCGCGAACGCGCTCTCGGCCGTCTCCGCCGGTGCCGACCTCGTCCACTGTACGGTAAACGGCCTCGGCGAACGCGCCGGAAACGTCTCACTCGAGGAGGTCGCGATCGCCCTCTCGCACGTCTACGACGTCGAGACGCTCGAACTCGAGGAACTGTACGACGTCGCCCAGAACGTCTCGCGAGCGACGGGCGTCCAGCTCCCGCCGAACAAAGCCGTCATCGGCGAGAACGCGTTCACCCACGAGAGCGGCATCCACACCGACGGGACGCTCAAAGACGACAAGATGTACGAGCCCTATGCACCCGAGACGGTCGGGCGGGAACGACGCCTCGCACTCGGTAAACACACCGGGCGTGCAGGCGTCAAGGCCACGCTCGAGGAACACGGCGTCGAGGCCGACGACGATTCGATCGCCGAAATCGCGACGCGCGTCACGGAACTGGGCGACCGCGGCCGTCGGGTCACGGACGCCGACTTGCTCGCCATCGCCGAAGACGTGACCGGCGACGACCGCGAACGCGTCGTCGAACTCCTGGATCTCTCGGCGACCAGTGGCGGCGCGGTTCCGACCGCGAGCATTCGACTCGCCGTCGACGGCGAAGAACGCGTCGCCAGCGGTACCGGCTCCGGTCCGGTCGATGCCGCCGTCTCCGCCGTCCGCGAAGCGCTCGGTTCGATGGCCGACGCGGAACTCGAGTCCTACCACGTCAACGCCGTGACGGGCGGCACGGACGCCGTCGTCACCGTCGAAGTGACGATGGTCCGCAACGATCGGTCGGTCACAGTCGCCCGCAGCGAGGCCGACATCACCCGCGCCAGCGTCGAGGCGATGGTTGACTCACTCGACCGACTGCTCGCCGCTGACACCAAACCACTCACACCGGCCGACGACTGA
- a CDS encoding 4Fe-4S ferredoxin N-terminal domain-containing protein, translating into MSSDEERSDDEPFHPLGESWQTSLEEALEETEYDAALGMEMAEDAMRVTEGTLSEEAFYERYHEDVLEEFGEDNRPIADGTASSAEGHVDRALAQVGVGEESRRGVLKKMGGAGAVGMSAWGASNSDGNAELAFTQDDEQEADEPDESDEEGVQWGMALDLEHCDGCLACVTACAEEHNWEQGANWMYVLYFEDDTPGEANNALIRPCQHCTDAPCEKVCPTTARHTRDEDGLVLTDYDVCIGCRYCQVACPYGVNYFQWEDPDVGEGELDEDHIYDGRDRPVDSRGPRGVMEKCTFCPTRQDGSKDEDMIGSTACEEACPPEVIQFGNMNDPSSDPQRYIENTAKSRTLARISGDLPSPDEVEEQLEDEDIADEDDQLEAVTDAVEELDEELIGLALAIDVLGEDGHPEVEADSTLAEQEADAIELVEILDDQGLDTEDEDLLVELELADEPDEDDEFDGPSDAMAQDRLEAYTGDSPSTFKLLDNIGTDPNIVYLGNEPGPNAEQVEGPVAYDDIGQTDDRKDVLDEGTVGVDGPSI; encoded by the coding sequence ATGAGTTCGGACGAGGAGCGCTCGGACGACGAGCCGTTTCACCCCCTCGGCGAGTCGTGGCAAACCAGCCTCGAGGAGGCACTCGAGGAGACTGAGTACGACGCGGCGTTGGGGATGGAGATGGCGGAAGACGCCATGCGCGTCACGGAGGGAACGCTCTCCGAAGAGGCGTTTTACGAACGGTATCACGAGGACGTCCTCGAGGAGTTCGGCGAAGACAACCGGCCGATAGCCGACGGCACAGCGTCGTCGGCGGAGGGCCACGTCGACCGCGCTCTCGCTCAGGTCGGCGTCGGCGAGGAGTCACGTCGCGGCGTCCTGAAGAAGATGGGCGGTGCTGGTGCGGTCGGAATGAGCGCGTGGGGCGCCTCGAACAGCGACGGAAACGCGGAATTGGCGTTTACACAGGACGACGAGCAAGAAGCCGACGAACCGGACGAGTCGGACGAGGAGGGCGTCCAGTGGGGGATGGCACTGGACCTCGAGCACTGCGACGGCTGTCTTGCGTGTGTCACCGCCTGTGCCGAGGAACACAACTGGGAGCAGGGCGCGAACTGGATGTACGTCCTCTACTTCGAGGACGATACGCCGGGAGAGGCGAACAACGCGTTGATTCGCCCGTGTCAACACTGTACCGACGCCCCCTGTGAGAAGGTCTGTCCGACGACGGCCAGACACACCCGTGACGAAGACGGCCTCGTGCTGACGGACTACGACGTCTGTATCGGCTGTCGGTACTGTCAGGTCGCCTGTCCCTACGGCGTCAACTACTTCCAGTGGGAAGACCCGGACGTGGGCGAGGGCGAACTGGACGAGGACCACATCTACGACGGCCGAGACCGGCCAGTCGACAGTCGCGGCCCCAGAGGCGTCATGGAGAAGTGTACGTTCTGTCCGACTCGACAGGACGGCTCGAAAGACGAGGACATGATCGGGTCGACCGCCTGTGAGGAGGCCTGCCCGCCGGAAGTCATCCAGTTCGGAAACATGAACGACCCGAGCAGCGACCCACAGCGATACATCGAAAACACGGCGAAGAGTCGCACGCTGGCACGGATCTCCGGCGACCTGCCGTCTCCCGACGAGGTCGAAGAACAACTCGAGGACGAGGACATAGCGGACGAAGACGACCAACTCGAGGCCGTCACCGACGCCGTCGAGGAACTCGACGAAGAACTGATCGGACTCGCGCTCGCGATCGACGTTCTCGGCGAAGACGGCCACCCCGAAGTCGAAGCGGACAGTACCTTGGCCGAACAGGAAGCAGACGCGATAGAATTGGTCGAGATCCTCGACGACCAGGGCCTCGATACCGAGGACGAAGACCTGCTCGTCGAACTCGAACTGGCGGACGAACCCGATGAAGACGACGAGTTCGACGGACCGAGCGACGCGATGGCGCAGGATCGACTCGAGGCCTACACGGGCGATTCGCCGTCGACGTTCAAACTCCTCGATAACATCGGCACGGACCCGAACATCGTCTATCTCGGTAACGAACCAGGACCGAACGCAGAGCAGGTCGAGGGGCCAGTCGCGTACGACGATATCGGGCAGACCGACGATCGAAAAGACGTTCTCGACGAGGGAACCGTCGGTGTCGACGGCCCGTCTATCTGA
- the ppc gene encoding phosphoenolpyruvate carboxylase codes for MGLHNRELRQDVRELGALLGDVLEQQTSRRSFETVESCRRAAIEYRSGDLESREPLISELHGLSPQQQRIVARGFTTYFELINLAEERERVRTIRSASDDGALEHSLETAAEELAEADTETAKQVLDDVLIEPTFTAHPTEARRKTVKSKLRTISTHLETVDECSLTTKEDAQHWRDVDAEVTSLWQTPQVRNRQPEPADEARNVQWYLENTLFDVVGEVYDELADALDDELEGTIDVPKLFEFRSWAGSDRDGNPYVTPDVTADTLERQRSVILEKYREQLKRLSGVLSQDGSRIDVGAAFEASLEADRERLPGSAQTAETRYPGEPYRQKLKLMRERLERVGDVRPDGYTDAKELQTDLEVIAQSLRDNNGETVAEAHVDPIRRQVATFGFSLASLDLREHQQTHTDAIAAALESEGIDYHRLSEDERVELLTDAVLQDDPIVDLSDTEGLSEESARVLRLFDELGDWQTEYGVHAIDTYCISMTEEPSHVLEVLFLADQAGVVSVPEHCGIDVVPLLETEYALSGARRIMGTLFENEAYAQALEARGQTQEIMLGYSDSNKENGFLAANWSLYKNQRRLGEICDDYDVTMRLFHGRGGSISRGGGPMNEALLALPNSTVTGQVKFTEQGEAIAEKYGNPRIAERNIEQMLNAQLRARLYAMDQPEADIPEEWLEAMETMADAARREYRDLLESEGFVRYFEQATPITVIENLDLGSRPASRSGERTVEDLRAIPWVFSWTQSRCIIPGWYALATGIDAYLEGETEAEDGRDGGSLDTLQEMYEEWPFFRTTLDNAALSLSRTELEIAHLYADLADDDLEGRFFPRISDEYERAMALITDIGQRESLHTRDWLGESLARRNPYVDPLNLLQVHLLDRNHRTDIEERTLRLTVKGIAAGMKNTG; via the coding sequence ATGGGACTACACAACAGAGAGCTCCGTCAGGACGTGCGAGAACTCGGCGCGTTGTTGGGGGACGTCCTCGAGCAACAGACCTCGAGACGCTCGTTCGAGACGGTCGAGTCGTGTCGACGAGCCGCGATCGAGTACCGGAGCGGTGATCTCGAGTCCCGAGAGCCACTCATCTCCGAGCTTCACGGACTCTCGCCACAACAACAGCGAATCGTCGCGCGTGGCTTTACGACCTACTTCGAACTGATCAATCTCGCCGAGGAGCGCGAACGAGTACGGACGATTCGGAGTGCGTCCGACGACGGGGCCCTCGAGCACAGTCTCGAAACCGCGGCCGAGGAGTTGGCCGAAGCCGACACAGAGACTGCAAAACAGGTGCTCGACGACGTCCTGATCGAACCGACGTTTACGGCCCATCCGACGGAGGCCCGCCGAAAAACGGTCAAATCGAAGCTGCGGACGATTTCGACGCACCTCGAGACCGTAGACGAGTGCTCGCTCACGACGAAAGAAGACGCCCAGCACTGGCGCGATGTCGACGCCGAAGTGACGAGCCTCTGGCAGACGCCACAGGTTCGCAATCGACAGCCCGAACCCGCAGACGAAGCCCGAAACGTCCAGTGGTACCTCGAGAACACGCTCTTCGACGTCGTCGGGGAAGTGTACGACGAACTCGCGGACGCCCTCGACGACGAACTCGAGGGGACGATCGACGTGCCGAAACTGTTCGAGTTCCGCTCGTGGGCGGGAAGCGACCGGGACGGAAACCCCTACGTCACCCCCGACGTGACCGCGGATACCCTCGAGCGTCAGCGTTCGGTCATTCTGGAGAAGTACCGCGAGCAACTCAAGCGTCTCTCCGGCGTCCTCAGTCAAGACGGCAGTCGGATCGACGTCGGCGCGGCGTTCGAAGCCTCGCTCGAAGCGGATCGTGAGCGACTGCCCGGCAGCGCACAAACTGCGGAGACGCGCTACCCCGGCGAACCCTACCGACAGAAGCTCAAACTGATGCGTGAGCGTCTCGAGCGCGTCGGTGACGTTCGCCCGGACGGCTACACAGATGCCAAAGAACTTCAGACGGATCTCGAGGTCATCGCTCAGAGCCTTCGGGACAACAACGGTGAAACGGTCGCCGAAGCACACGTCGACCCCATCCGCAGGCAGGTCGCCACGTTCGGCTTCTCCCTCGCGAGTCTGGATCTGCGCGAACACCAGCAAACCCACACCGACGCGATCGCAGCGGCACTCGAGAGCGAGGGAATCGACTATCACCGGCTGTCCGAAGACGAGCGCGTCGAGTTACTGACCGACGCAGTTCTCCAGGACGACCCCATTGTCGACCTCTCAGACACCGAGGGGCTCTCGGAGGAATCGGCCCGCGTGCTCCGCCTGTTCGACGAACTCGGCGACTGGCAGACGGAGTACGGCGTCCACGCCATCGACACCTACTGCATCTCGATGACCGAGGAGCCGAGTCACGTCCTCGAGGTGCTCTTCCTCGCCGATCAAGCGGGCGTCGTCTCCGTGCCCGAACACTGTGGCATCGACGTCGTGCCGCTGCTCGAGACCGAGTACGCCCTTTCGGGGGCCCGCCGGATTATGGGAACGCTCTTCGAGAACGAGGCCTATGCGCAGGCCCTCGAGGCTCGCGGCCAAACGCAGGAGATCATGCTCGGGTACTCCGACTCGAACAAGGAAAACGGATTTTTAGCGGCGAACTGGTCGCTGTACAAGAACCAGCGCCGACTCGGCGAGATTTGCGACGATTACGACGTGACGATGCGACTGTTCCACGGTCGCGGCGGCTCGATCTCTCGCGGCGGCGGGCCGATGAACGAAGCCCTGCTCGCGCTGCCGAACTCGACCGTCACGGGCCAGGTCAAGTTCACCGAACAGGGCGAAGCCATCGCAGAGAAGTACGGTAATCCACGCATTGCCGAGCGAAACATCGAACAGATGCTGAACGCCCAGCTTCGAGCGCGGTTGTACGCGATGGACCAACCCGAGGCCGACATTCCCGAGGAGTGGCTCGAGGCGATGGAGACGATGGCAGACGCCGCCCGTCGAGAGTACCGCGACCTCCTCGAGAGCGAGGGCTTCGTCCGCTACTTCGAGCAGGCGACGCCGATCACGGTCATCGAGAACCTCGATCTCGGTTCGCGTCCCGCCTCCCGTTCGGGCGAGCGAACCGTCGAGGACCTCAGAGCGATTCCGTGGGTGTTCTCCTGGACCCAATCGCGGTGTATCATCCCCGGCTGGTACGCCCTCGCGACCGGCATCGACGCCTACCTCGAGGGAGAAACCGAGGCCGAAGACGGACGCGACGGCGGTTCGTTGGACACGCTCCAGGAGATGTACGAGGAGTGGCCGTTCTTCCGGACGACGCTCGACAACGCCGCGCTCTCGCTCTCGCGAACCGAACTCGAGATCGCACACCTGTACGCCGACCTCGCGGACGACGACCTCGAGGGGCGGTTCTTCCCCCGGATCAGCGACGAGTACGAGCGAGCGATGGCCCTAATCACCGACATCGGCCAGCGCGAAAGCCTCCACACTCGCGATTGGCTCGGCGAGAGTCTGGCGCGACGAAATCCCTACGTCGATCCGCTGAACCTGTTACAGGTCCACTTGCTCGACCGAAACCATCGAACTGACATCGAAGAGCGAACACTCCGATTGACGGTGAAGGGGATCGCGGCGGGAATGAAGAACACGGGCTGA
- the hpt gene encoding hypoxanthine/guanine phosphoribosyltransferase, producing the protein MDPILEPLARSVREAPVVDRDGYEYFVHGVSDGVPPIEPTVLRAIADGIRQRVDLTDVDTLVAPEAMGIHHGTALSLASELPLAVVRKRSYGFPDEVAVHQETSYGESDLFLNGVDPGDRVVLVDDVLSSGGTIEAVCEALEAAEAEIADVVVVLRRVDVPHEDLSREVTSLLDIRVRDGAVEIVE; encoded by the coding sequence ATGGATCCAATTCTGGAGCCGCTGGCCCGATCGGTTCGCGAGGCCCCGGTCGTCGACCGCGACGGCTACGAGTACTTCGTTCACGGCGTCAGCGATGGCGTTCCACCGATCGAGCCGACGGTGTTGCGAGCGATCGCCGACGGGATTCGCCAGCGGGTCGATCTCACCGACGTCGACACGCTCGTCGCGCCCGAAGCGATGGGCATTCACCACGGAACGGCACTCTCGCTCGCGAGTGAGCTTCCCCTCGCTGTCGTCCGCAAGCGTTCGTACGGCTTTCCGGACGAGGTCGCCGTCCACCAGGAGACCAGTTACGGCGAGAGCGACCTCTTTCTCAACGGCGTCGACCCGGGCGACCGTGTCGTCCTCGTCGACGATGTGCTCTCCTCGGGCGGGACGATCGAGGCGGTCTGTGAGGCGCTCGAGGCTGCCGAAGCCGAAATCGCGGACGTGGTCGTTGTCCTCCGGCGCGTCGACGTTCCACACGAGGACCTCTCTCGTGAGGTTACCAGCCTGCTCGACATCCGAGTGCGGGATGGGGCGGTCGAAATCGTCGAGTGA